The following proteins are encoded in a genomic region of Hippopotamus amphibius kiboko isolate mHipAmp2 chromosome 8, mHipAmp2.hap2, whole genome shotgun sequence:
- the GPR17 gene encoding LOW QUALITY PROTEIN: uracil nucleotide/cysteinyl leukotriene receptor (The sequence of the model RefSeq protein was modified relative to this genomic sequence to represent the inferred CDS: inserted 1 base in 1 codon; substituted 3 bases at 3 genomic stop codons), which translates to MAASPSLAPSPPPAGLHRSCTEPTTHPPAAAHLPPQSRCERTGEAGGRRSGRAEAEEELAELHTLGSQEYVTPPSSTQGRGTEKAGPLLCPHTPQSLRXTGHCALPVVVTPPSRPERWPSGTPEPCPDLCTPCRDAAAQWGDGPSSSLASSPWFWFCFLLKFREPVTLAHPQTDTGGVLRSLPGKAELGTAKXGSGVGSTXGFPGLTSAGGDAPPVAGSLGPVCLFPPGSAPGSTSNXSMNGLEVASPGLMANSSLALTEQCGQETPLENVLFASFYLLDFILAFVGNALALWLFVRDHKSGTPANVFLMHLAVADLSCVLVLPTRLVYHFSGNHWPFGEIPCRLTGFLFYLNMYASIYFLTCISADRFLAIVHPVKSLKLRRPLHAHLACAFLWVVVAVAMAPLLVSPQTVRTNHTVVCLQLYREKASQHALASLAVAFTFPFVTTVTCYLLIIRSLRQGPRVERRLKNKAVRMIAAVLAIFLVCFVPYHVHRSVYVLRYRGHRTSCAAQRALALGNRITSCLTSLNGALDPVMYFFVAEKFRDALCSLLCGKRLQGPPPSADGKTNESSLSARSEL; encoded by the exons ATGGcagccagcccctccctggccccctcccccccg CCCGCCGGCCTCCACCGCAGCTGCACGGAGCCCACCACCCACCCGCCGGCGGCAGCCCACCTGCCGCCCCAGAGCCGCTGTGAGAG AACTGGGGAAGCTGGTGGGCGCAGGTCAGGGAGGGCTGAGGCTGAAGAGGAGCTGGCCGAGCTCCACACACTGGGCTCTCAGGAATACGTGACCCCGCCATCCAGCACACAGGGGAGAGGGACAGAAAAAGCggggcccctcctctgccctcacaCGCCCCAGAGCCTCAGATAGACGGGTCACTGTGCTCTCCCTGTGGTGGTGACTCCACCCTCCAGGCCTGAGAGGTGGCCTTCCGGGACACCAGAGCCCTGTCCAGACCTTTGCACACCCTGCAGGGACGCGGCTGCACAGTGGGGAGACGGGCCCAGCAGCAGCTTGGCATCCAGTCcctggttttggttttgctttctgcTGAAGTTCAGAGAGCCTGTGACGCTTGCCCACCCTCAGACGGACACAGGAGGTGTCCTCAGGAGCCTCCCTGGCAAGGCTGAGCTCGGAACAGCCAAGTAAGGGTCGGGGGTCGGCAGTA CGGGCTTCCCAGGGCTCACGTCTGCAGGGGGTGACGCCCCGCCGGTCGCAGGCTCTCTGGGGCCTGTCTGCTTGTTCCCTCCAGGCTCAGCCCCAGGTTCTACCTCCAACTGAAGCATGAATGGCCTCGAGGTGGCCTCCCCAGGTCTGATGGCCAACTCCTCCCTGGCCCTGACGGAGCAATGTGGCCAAGAGACGCCTCTGGAGAACGTCCTCTTCGCCTCCTTCTACCTTCTGGACTTCATCCTGGCCTTTGTTGGCAACGCCCTGGCCCTGTGGCTCTTCGTCCGGGACCACAAGTCCGGCACCCCTGCCAACGTGTTCCTCATGCACCTGGCCGTGGCCGACCTGTCCTGTGTGCTGGTCCTGCCCACCCGCCTCGTCTACCACTTCTCGGGGAACCACTGGCCATTCGGGGAGATCCCGTGCCGGCTCACCGGCTTCCTCTTCTACCTCAACATGTACGCCAGCATCTACTTCCTCACCTGCATCAGCGCTGACCGCTTCCTGGCCATCGTGCACCCTGTCAAGTCCCTCAAGCTCCGCAGGCCCCTCCACGCCCACCTGGCCTGCGCCTTCCTCTGGGTGGTGGTGGCCGTGGCCATGGCCCCGCTGCTGGTGAGCCCACAGACGGTGCGCACCAACCACACCGTGGTCTGCCTGCAGCTGTACCGGGAGAAGGCCTCCCAGCATGCCCTCGCGTCCCTGGCCGTGGCCTTCACCTTCCCGTTCGTCACCACGGTCACCTGCTACCTGCTGATCATCCGCAGCCTGCGGCAGGGCCCGCGCGTGGAGCGGCGCCTCAAGAACAAGGCGGTGCGCATGATCGCTGCGGTGCTGGCCATCTTCCTGGTCTGCTTTGTGCCCTACCACGTCCACCGCTCCGTCTACGTGCTGCGCTACCGCGGCCACCGCACCTCGTGCGCCGCCCAGCGGGCGCTGGCGCTCGGCAACCGCATCACCTCCTGCCTCACCAGCCTCAACGGCGCGCTCGACCCCGTCATGTACTTCTTCGTGGCCGAGAAGTTCCGCGACGCCCTGTGCAGCCTGCTGTGCGGCAAGAGGCTCCAGGGGCCGCCCCCCAGCGCCGACGGCAAGACCAACGAGAGCTCGCTGAGCGCCAGGTCGGAGCTGTGA